The nucleotide sequence CTCGCCGGGAAGCTGGCCGGGCTTCTCCGCCTCCCGGGCCGCCTCGCCGCACTCCTGCAGGGCCTCGCGGCACTCGCGGCGCTCGCGCTCCCGGCAGCGCTCCGCGCCTTCGCGCACCGTGAGCAGCTCCGCCTGCATGCGCAGGTACTCGCGCAGCGCCGCCGCCTGCTTGCGGTCTGTCTCCTCCATCGTCCGCTCCGCCTGCAGCAGCTTGCCCTCGAAGCCCGCGCGGCGCGGGTTGGGCACGGAGCGGTTGCCGGCCAGGTAGCGCTGCGTGCGCTGCGAGTCCTCCGTCACCTTCAGCGGCAGCACCCGCTCCAGCGACAAGTCCAGCCGCACGCCCTCGCGGCCCTCGGGCGCTTCCGTCACCACGCGCAGGGGCAGCTGCGTGGGCAGCATCGTCGCCAGCCGGCCGGCCGCCAGCCGCTGCGCCACGTCCGGCGCCCCGGCCCGGTCCTCCACCGGCGCGGTCACCACCAGGAAGGCCACCTCGTCACGCAGCTTCTGCCGCACCGCCTCGGCCCGCTCGCGCGCCGCCGTGGCGCCCACCCGCTCCTGGTCCGCGCGCACGTACGCCACCAGCGCGTTGCCCAGCTTGCCCGCCTTCTCCAGGCTCTCGCCGGTGCCGAACCAGCGCTTCGCCCACGCCACCTGCACCCCGTCCACGCCCCGCTTCGCGGCCGCGTGGTCCGGCGCCACCGACAGCACCGCGTCGAACTCGGTGCGCGCCTCCTTCAGCCGCTCCTCCTTCAGCGCCTTCTGGCCCACGGCCACGCGCGCCTCCAGCGTCTGGCCCAGCAGCTCGCGCGCCGGTACGTTCTCCGCGTTCAGCTCCAGCGCGCGCACCAGCCGCTTCATCGCGCCGTCCAGGTCGCCCCCGGCATGGAGGCTCCGGGCCTCCTCGAGGACCCCGTCGCTCCACGCGTTGCGCACCTTCGTCAGCTTCACCTTCACCTCGGACGCCTCGGGGTCCGCGGCGAGCGCTCGCAGGTAGGCGGCTTCAGCATCCGCCCACTTCTGCTGCTGACTGGCGGCGTCGCCCTCCTTCACCGCGCGGGAGAAGGCGGTGCAGCCCGTGAGGGCAAGCAGCGTGGCCAGGGCCAGGGCTCCCAGCCAGCGGTGGGACGAGGCGGGAGCGGAGCGGGGGCTTCGGGGGAGGACAGGCACGGCTCGCATCTTCGGGGAAAGCCCTCACCGGGTGAAGACTTCCACCATGAGCCCGCCCGCCCTCCTGCCCGGGAGCAGAGCGCGCCCGGGCGCTGGCCAGGCCTGGCTGTCCACCTCCAGGAGCGCCGCCTCCGGTGCCCTCCCTTCAGGACCTCCGCCGCACCGTTCCGTGTCGCCACTCTTTGCTTCCACCACCGCATATCGGTAGGGTCCAACCCACCCCAACTGGGTACCTGCCACCTCTGCCCACTGGGAAAATTACAGTTCCATTGCTGATATTCGTCTCTGCTGTATACATCCAGCGCGTTGGGCTGTAGCGCACTGCCCCACACGTCTCCGTGGACCCCGGCATGGAACTCGCTCCCCGAATGGTGTCTTCGCAACCCCGGCAGGTGGTGAGGACGGTGCTCCGCGAGGCCCTGGACAGCCAGCTTGGCGGCGAGGTGGTGGTGAAGTCCTCCACCCTGTCCGGGCGCATCTTCGTCGTGGCGCGGAAGGTGGCCTGGGTGGCCATCACCGGCCCCGGCGCCACCAACTTCGCCTCGGTGCTCGTCCAGGAGCGGCAGGTGAGCCG is from Pyxidicoccus trucidator and encodes:
- the traC gene encoding outer membrane exchange accessory lipoprotein TraC; this translates as MRAVPVLPRSPRSAPASSHRWLGALALATLLALTGCTAFSRAVKEGDAASQQQKWADAEAAYLRALAADPEASEVKVKLTKVRNAWSDGVLEEARSLHAGGDLDGAMKRLVRALELNAENVPARELLGQTLEARVAVGQKALKEERLKEARTEFDAVLSVAPDHAAAKRGVDGVQVAWAKRWFGTGESLEKAGKLGNALVAYVRADQERVGATAARERAEAVRQKLRDEVAFLVVTAPVEDRAGAPDVAQRLAAGRLATMLPTQLPLRVVTEAPEGREGVRLDLSLERVLPLKVTEDSQRTQRYLAGNRSVPNPRRAGFEGKLLQAERTMEETDRKQAAALREYLRMQAELLTVREGAERCRERERRECREALQECGEAAREAEKPGQLPGECNPSRCASGACAQEELLLVQKATAVKEKEKALEAALDKSEAQRIEVQRNRDTAFREPVTVEEPMYSDFVYDVQLHRLTVTASVTAVMKDLLKDSGVVAPQTQDYAVAHEDVAHKGYDRYGVLADPVQLRNELELRVEVGDKAVADLARRVKARFDTYRGKRVEDARRGMVRPGAEDVVETAVRALLLTADAPPADILQPLGRARGLNRPEALVGL